In Helianthus annuus cultivar XRQ/B chromosome 3, HanXRQr2.0-SUNRISE, whole genome shotgun sequence, a single window of DNA contains:
- the LOC110931784 gene encoding uncharacterized protein LOC110931784 — protein MGQVFDVDLLPVTLGSFDVVIGMGWLSKHQAEILCKEKIVRIPLPSGESLSVQGHRSDAMVGIISAMKAQKCLRKGYPTILALVTDSQPEERKIEDLPVIRSGQIEALKEENIKAEYLWGMEKRLVERSDGIHYFMEWGVVRFGKREKLNPHYVGPFKILERIGKVAYKLELPADLGNVHDVFHVLQLKKCLSDETLIVPFQELKIDDRLLFVEEPMEIMDREVKMFVDVVFLFM, from the exons atgggtcaagtgttcgacgtTGATCTACTCCCCGTCactcttggaagttttgatgtggtCATCGGCATGGGCTGGTTGTCCAAGCATCAAGCAGAAAttctctgtaaagagaaaatcgtgcgtatccctcttCCCAGTGGGGAATCTTTGtcggttcagggtcatcgtaGTGATGCCATGGTCGGCATCATCTCAgctatgaaagcccagaagtgtctacgaaagGGCTACCCTACTATTCTAGCTCTTGTTACCGATTCACAACCcgaagaaaggaagatcgaggaccttccagtt ATTCGTTCCGGTCAGATCGAGGCATTGAAAGAAGAGAACATCAAGGCTGAATACTTGTGGGGCATGGAAAAGCGACTTGTGGAAAGATCTGACGGCATTCATTACTTTATGGAGTGG ggtgttGTGCGCTTTGGGAAGCGCGAAAAGCTTAATCCGCATTACGTTGGGCCATTTAAAATCTTGGAACGTATCGGTAAAGTGGCTTACAAGCTTGAGTTACCTGCTGacctgggtaatgttcacgatgtcttCCATGTTTTGcaattgaagaagtgtttgtctgatgaaacactgaTTGTGCCGTTTCAAGAACTCAAGATTGACGACAGGTTGCTGTTTGTCGAAGAACCCATGGAGATcatggaccgggaggtcaag ATGTTTGTTGATGTTGTGTTCTTGTTTATGTGA